Genomic window (Salvelinus alpinus chromosome 26, SLU_Salpinus.1, whole genome shotgun sequence):
atgcaattgttagtagttactatcttgtctcatcgctacaactcccgtacgggctcgggagagacgaaggtcctccatgcgtcctccgaaacacaacccaaccaagccgcactgcttcttaacacagcgcacatccaacccggaagccagctgcaccaatgtgtcggaggaaacactgtacacctaacGACCTGgcccagcccaccacaggagtcgctagtgcgcgatgagacaaggatatccctaccggccaaactctccctaacccggacgacgctaggccaattgtgcgttgccccatggacctcccaTTCGCGGCCGGcggcgacagagcctgggctcgaacccagagtctctggtggcacagctagcactgcgaagcagtgccttagaccactgcgccacctgggaggcccaacccctcttttacgctactgctactctctgttcatcatatatgcatagccactttaaccatatctacatgtacatactacctcaatcagcctgactaaccggtgtctgtatgtagcctcgctacttttatagcctcgctactgtatacagcctgcctttttactgttgttttatttctttacttacctattgttcacctaataccttttttgcactattggttagagcctgtaagtaagcatttcactgtaaggtctacctgttgtattcggcgcacgtgacaaataaactttgatttgatttggtttgatcaTGTGAAAACTAGCTACTCCAATATTCACCACGCtttttattttgttttctttttttacctttatttaactaggcaagttagttaagaacaaattctttttttcaatgacgtgctaggaaaagtgggttaactgtcttgttcagggacagaacgacagatttttaccttgtcagctcggggattaagtcttgcaacctttcggttactagtccaacgctctaaccactaggctacctgccgccccactaaaCGAAGACCTAACCTGGGTCCTGGACTGTCTCTAAATTCACTACATCATTGCCGTTCCTAAGCAAGCCTAACTAGACAATGACAAGAATTCGGCAAAGCGGATACACACTGCCACTCATGTACAGTAGAACCATACTTCATTTGATCCCCTTGTTGCAGGATagctttcctgcaatgcaggacatgtacaacttgtagtgtatttgagttttaaaaagacttctgaagtttgtcatttccacttcgAAATGTCAACTTCTACAAAAatatccattcattataatccacacaataattcacatttcttgttgctgcaggatCATAACAATGTAAATCCGGGGCAGGTAATTTGAAAGTCTATTCTACTTTCTGGACTGTTATTGATGACCCTGATGACCCTGGTCactattttcactattttcagAGCCAAGTCACTGAACTGTGAAATCTCATTATGGTACCGTATATGGGATCTGGTAAAAAaaattgtgcactatatagggaatagggtataatTTGGGACGCacaaacatattttttatttgtgaATGATTTGAATGAATGATTTGAAAGGGGATGAGCAGGTAATCACAAGGTCTTCCATTTTCTCATACAGACATGCCACCCATGATGGACGTAAAGGGCGAGCCAGGGCCAcaaggaaaacctggacccagAGGCCCATCTGGGCCATCAGGACTTCCGGGAAAACCAGGACTGGGAAAACCAGGTTTCAATGGCCAGCCTGGCCCTCAAGGGCCTCCAGGCTTTCCCGGCATTGGGAAGCCCGGACTTCCAGGTCTCCCAGGAAAGGGGGGCATGAAGGGGATGCCCGGGAATAATGGCGAGGTTGGGCTCCGGGGTGAACCAGGTCCCAGAGGACTTCCAGGTCAACCAGGTCTCCCCGGGCCAGCTGGCCTGTCTCTGAATGGCAAACCGGGGCTTCCCGGCGGCAGGGGCCAACCTGGGTCTCGTGGAGAACCAGGACAGAAAGGTGGACCTGGAAATCCCGGGGAGCGTGGAATCAATGGGGAGAATGGCAATGGGAAGCCAGGGATACCAGGACCCAGGGGCCCCATCGGGCTTAGGGGCCTACCAGGGCCAGCTGGTATTCCAGGTGTGGGCAAACCAGGACTGAACGGGCTTCTTGGTCCATCTGGGCCTAAAGGGGATCAGGGGCTCCCAGGAGGAATAGGAGAGCCAGGTGAGGCCGGCAATCCAGGGCTGCAAGGCCAGCCAGGACCCATTGGATTGGGCAAGCCTGGTAATGATGGATTGCCTGGAGGACCAGGTCCACTTGGGCCTAAAGGTGAGCAAGGGCTGAGGGGTTCTCCAGGGTTTCCTGGAACTCCTGGCTATGGCAAGCCTGGTCTATCTGGGCTGAAAGGAGACAAAGGCCTTTCCGGGGGACCAGGGGTACCTGGGGATAAGGGGGAGCCTGGGAttgaggggcagccaggagacaTGGGTCCAGATGGACACCCTGGACCACCAGGATTACAGGGCCCCATGGGGCTCCCAGGAAAACACGGCATGCCCGGCCTGAAGGGAGAGTTGGGTCCCCAGGGTCATCCAGGTCTGCCAGGGTTCAGAGGGGATCAGGGTCCCGGTGGTCTGTCTGGAAAACCTGGCATTCCTGGAGACAAAGGCCCGCCGGGTCCTAATGGGGCTATCGGAAAACCAGGGCCCAAAGGTGAAGCAGGGCACATAGGCCTGCCTGGAAACCCAGGTCTTTTAGGCAATCCTGGACCAAAAGGGGAGTTTGGGTTTGTTGGGTCTCCAGGACCAAGAGGCCAGTCTGGTATCCCTGGTCTTCAGGGGCCTTCAGGGCCAATGGGGCCACAGGGTATCCCAGGTCTGAAGGGCGAATCTGGGCTGCCTGGTCTTCCAGGGCTGGGCATGCTTGGAGAAAAAGGAGTTCCTGGTCCTCAAGGTCCCCAAGGAAAACCAGGCAACTCTGGGCTCAACGGCAACCCAGGCCCACCTGGGCCACCCGGGCCCCCTGGTCCTGCAGGAAATGGCCAAACCATCGTGGCTGGGCTAACGGATTCGGAGTTGGGCGGAGGCGAGGTACCAAACGGTAGGAACCCAAAACCACAGTTTGGCCGTGCAGAGCTCTCTGCCTCCCTGGCACCAGCATTTACTGCCATCCTCACCACACCCTTCCCTCCCTCCGGGATGCCCATCAAGTTCGACAGGACCCTGTACAACGGGCAGAATGCCTACAACCCTGGCACCGGTATCTTCACCAGCCCCATGTCTGGCGTCTACTACTTTGCCTACCACATGCACGTAAAGGGACTCAATCTGTGGGTGGCGCTGTACAAAAACAATGTTCCCGCCACATACACCTACGACGAGTACAAGAAGGGCTACATGGACCAGGCGTCCGGTAGCGCCGTCCTTGAGCTGAAGGAGAACGACCAGGTGTGGATGCAGATGCCCTCGGATCAGGCTAACGGGCTCTACTCCACCGAATACATCCACTCGTCCTTCTCAGGGTTCCTGCTCTGTCCCACATAACGCCTTGCTAGTCAACTATCTCCTAGGGTAACCCCTAGTGTCCCTATATAATAACACCTGCAGCCATAACAGAATAACACCACCTGTAGAATGTTATCATCAACAGCATCAACAAGGACAGAGAAGACTCTGTGAAGGAAAGACAGAAAGAGTTAAGTAACAGGAGAAGGATACTTCATGCTGTGCTCTGTGTTTTTATCTCGTTCTGTCAAATGTccgtatttttgttattttttgggTTGTTGcttatattattataattattgttattgtcataattgtattatttttattttgccGTTGGCGTCAGTATTGCTGTTGTTTATTGGATTCAGAATTTTAAGTGCCTTACTTTGTAATGCGTAAGTAACAGTTATTAGACCTACCCATGTGACTGCATATCCTACTCAAATGCTCTGATCAGTAGGATGACATCGTCGGACCCTGGGGCTCCGATTGGTTCCCCTGGCTGCAGTCACTTCCTGCACAAAAACCTCCCATTTCCTCCCGTGTGCTCGTCCACCATTTTATGTCAAGAGCTTCcttatttaaataaatatttcacaTAAAGATGTACCATtacacatacagtatgaacaGTGTATTCAATAAACAAAAtgttcacatttaaaaaaaaattaagacCTGCTATAGGGATCGATGGATTGTTGTTTATCAGTACGCTCTGATGTTTTGACGGTCAACTTCCAGTTGTCTGTTGGGTGATAATTTCCTGGTTCTATAAGAGGCTTGTGCTGAATGGATTGGTGCTGATAATAGAAGCTGATGGTTTTGGATTGTAACTATTACTTGATCAAAAATAAGTAATTGGTGTATCCAACTTGTGTCAGATTCACACAAATCCCTCTTTGACAAAGCATCAACATACAAACCAGTAACCTAAAGAATTATAAATATATAGGACACATTAAATAGACAACTGAATAAATCTAGAAATAAATGTGTAAGTTAATCATTATATTAATAAATATGTGTCAGCTAATGGACAGAAAGAATAGGCCAAATGCATTAGGATCAATGCCAAGTTTCCCTGCATCGATCCATTCTGTGGCTATTCCCATTAATCACGTGCACTGCAGATCCCCTTATTACATTCTCTAtgccacacatacagtataccattGACATCACTGCTTTTTGTGTCCACTAACGCCAAGGCTGTGACCGAGCAATCAATGCCCTGGGGCCTTTCACATTAACATTTAGAGTGAACATTCTGAGCGAAAGCTCATGTGAAAAGTCTCATTCCGTCTACAAACTACAAATCTTTCAGCATTTCACAGATCGACAACTGGCTAGAGGCCATCCAACCTGTTCCTACAGAATAACCCTTTAAAGGTTCAGATCCAACCAAATGGGTGCATAGGGTGCAGTTCAAATGATCTCCTACATCTTACACAGCCCTCCCAGTATAtggtgctatggtgttgaactcatTGTGTTTATACGCGTACAGTAACAATTTCGAATCCACCGTAAACCTCACCATAACAAAGGTTAACCATTCATTTTCCATCTTTAGTTACTGTACATCGCCAACCAAAATGGTTTACCCATTGCTCAGTTTGATGGAATATCTAATGTTGCCACAGGATATTCTTAGCCGATGTCTTCTGACAGAATATGAAAGAGGGTGCACTTTCGGAAATCAGAATGCATGGATCTCCAAATGAATaagtaaagggagagagagagagagagagagagagagagagagagagagagagagagagagagagagagagagagagagagagagagagagagagagagagagagagagagagagagagagagagagagagagagagggagagagagaggcccagtGGTTGTGAAATCCTGATTGCATAACAGTTAACATGGCTCTGCTATTCTGGGAGAAACGGTGGGACAAAGGTGAGAACTGTGTTTGCCATGTGAGTTTTACTGGTGCTGTGTGGGATGAGGCTGTGGGGTGCGATTGATACACCCACCGTGTGAGTGTTTCCGGCTGTATCTCTTtctcactgtgtgtatgtgtctgtctgttttacacacacactcaactccCATCCGTTAAAACTTCACCTGAGTGAATTATGAACTTCAGAGACCATGGACCATGGACAATGTTTTCTGAGTCATTTGGGAGCATGCACTTCTAGTCAATATTCCACCAGTTTGAATTGAAGATTTGATCCGGTTCAAATAGGACGTGTGTGTCTTCATGGCGATTAAGTAAATGGCCCTCATAGCTTGGGAAATGTCGCAACAGAAGAGAGGAATTCTGTTTGATAGAATTAGTGTGCTACATACCCACTGgccacagatgtcagttcaacatctagttttgatttacatttggttgagttgtcaactaacgttaaCTCAAAGTGAAATTAACAAAACATTTAATCATGTCATTGGAATTAGATTAAaagttgggtaaaaaaaaaaaaaatgtccttacgaggatgactttttgcaaatccaattagtTTTCTACATTGATTCCATACCATCACATTGATTTTGGgttgaaattacatggaaacaatgttgattcaaccagttttttccCAGTCATGCAAAGGTGAGAAACGTACAATAGAGATGGGGGAAATGTATGCAAAGTAAGACAAATATATTGTTGGAAACAACATGCTAGACTTTTAAAACAAGGGGTTACTGACTAACACTGGGCAGGTTACAAATCATGAAGGTATTTTTGTGCATTAATGTCTAGT
Coding sequences:
- the LOC139555083 gene encoding collagen alpha-2(VIII) chain-like, coding for MTMLLAPVCVLLLLGGRALGGGYPPMPQMKYMQPMMKGPVGPPFREGKGQYLDMPPMMDVKGEPGPQGKPGPRGPSGPSGLPGKPGLGKPGFNGQPGPQGPPGFPGIGKPGLPGLPGKGGMKGMPGNNGEVGLRGEPGPRGLPGQPGLPGPAGLSLNGKPGLPGGRGQPGSRGEPGQKGGPGNPGERGINGENGNGKPGIPGPRGPIGLRGLPGPAGIPGVGKPGLNGLLGPSGPKGDQGLPGGIGEPGEAGNPGLQGQPGPIGLGKPGNDGLPGGPGPLGPKGEQGLRGSPGFPGTPGYGKPGLSGLKGDKGLSGGPGVPGDKGEPGIEGQPGDMGPDGHPGPPGLQGPMGLPGKHGMPGLKGELGPQGHPGLPGFRGDQGPGGLSGKPGIPGDKGPPGPNGAIGKPGPKGEAGHIGLPGNPGLLGNPGPKGEFGFVGSPGPRGQSGIPGLQGPSGPMGPQGIPGLKGESGLPGLPGLGMLGEKGVPGPQGPQGKPGNSGLNGNPGPPGPPGPPGPAGNGQTIVAGLTDSELGGGEVPNGRNPKPQFGRAELSASLAPAFTAILTTPFPPSGMPIKFDRTLYNGQNAYNPGTGIFTSPMSGVYYFAYHMHVKGLNLWVALYKNNVPATYTYDEYKKGYMDQASGSAVLELKENDQVWMQMPSDQANGLYSTEYIHSSFSGFLLCPT